A genomic stretch from Pirellulales bacterium includes:
- a CDS encoding IS5/IS1182 family transposase: THSWLNRARRLLIRWEKKAANYLGLLHFQFAIVALRAAKVLG, encoded by the coding sequence CACGCACTCCTGGCTCAACCGCGCACGGCGCTTGTTGATCCGCTGGGAAAAGAAAGCCGCGAATTATCTGGGCCTGCTCCATTTTCAATTCGCTATCGTCGCCTTGAGAGCCGCCAAGGTTCTCGGATAG